The Terriglobales bacterium genome contains a region encoding:
- a CDS encoding PilZ domain-containing protein, translating into MAAAVATGHSSWSEKRAFPRFPAPVMVRYGTPSPEHAGYAYDISEGGIGFAGDAPEPIGVEVRVRFKWDSPLGEWIDARAVVRHANGNKMGVQFLDLKESVKIKLVEMIYQEITRRGG; encoded by the coding sequence ATGGCAGCAGCAGTCGCAACAGGCCACTCGAGTTGGTCCGAAAAGCGCGCCTTCCCGCGGTTTCCCGCCCCGGTCATGGTGCGCTACGGGACCCCGTCGCCGGAACACGCCGGTTATGCCTACGACATCAGTGAGGGCGGCATCGGCTTTGCCGGCGACGCTCCCGAACCCATCGGCGTCGAGGTGCGTGTCCGCTTCAAGTGGGACTCGCCGCTCGGCGAGTGGATCGACGCCCGCGCCGTCGTCCGCCACGCCAACGGCAACAAGATGGGCGTCCAGTTCCTCGACCTCAAGGAGTCCGTCAAGATCAAGCTGGTCGAGATGATCTACCAGGAGATCACCCGCCGCGGCGGCTAG